Proteins from one Planctomyces sp. SH-PL62 genomic window:
- a CDS encoding DUF1559 domain-containing protein, whose protein sequence is MRRSPVFRDGRPAPTAPAGLAPADVVVILFVVIVVLLFVVMGLTRARESARLTICQNNLAQIGKALAYYDDAYRGLLWVGSPIGVDGSLADSPPGPLRAMLETLGVASFLGLDPDGSNLPGLRAPTPEAIPVAGFLCPSDATAIDGRFASPVSYRAATGGDREGTDGAFAIGRPTNLAEVERRDGASFTAAFAERLVGNGREEDAPENYFIADQLATRPIGRPSPPQGGPWRGDAGSTWAPADYRYTLYNHADPPASPVSSVSRDGRSAVMSASSAHIRGVNLLMLDGSAKVVATSISPVVWQAYGTVGAEAPPSTADPSELAVPDSTPPPRN, encoded by the coding sequence GTGAGGCGGTCGCCAGTATTCCGAGACGGTCGGCCCGCGCCGACCGCCCCCGCCGGGCTTGCGCCGGCCGACGTCGTCGTCATTCTCTTCGTCGTGATCGTGGTCCTGCTGTTCGTGGTCATGGGACTGACCCGAGCTCGGGAGTCGGCCCGGTTGACGATCTGCCAGAACAACCTGGCGCAGATCGGCAAGGCGCTGGCGTATTACGACGACGCCTACAGGGGCCTCCTGTGGGTCGGGTCGCCGATCGGCGTGGACGGATCGCTGGCGGACTCCCCGCCCGGACCGCTGCGGGCGATGCTGGAGACCCTCGGCGTCGCCAGCTTCCTCGGGCTCGACCCCGATGGATCCAACCTCCCCGGCCTCCGAGCGCCGACGCCCGAAGCGATCCCCGTCGCGGGATTCCTCTGCCCGAGCGACGCGACCGCGATCGACGGCCGCTTCGCCTCGCCGGTCAGTTACCGTGCGGCGACCGGGGGCGACCGCGAAGGGACCGACGGCGCGTTCGCGATTGGACGGCCGACGAACCTGGCCGAGGTCGAGCGTCGCGACGGCGCGAGCTTCACCGCGGCCTTCGCCGAACGGCTGGTCGGGAACGGCCGGGAGGAAGACGCGCCGGAGAACTACTTCATCGCGGATCAGCTCGCGACGCGGCCGATCGGCCGACCGTCGCCACCCCAGGGCGGGCCCTGGCGGGGCGACGCCGGCTCGACCTGGGCGCCCGCCGACTACCGCTACACGCTTTACAACCACGCCGACCCGCCGGCTTCCCCCGTTTCGAGCGTCTCTCGCGACGGACGGTCCGCAGTCATGAGCGCGTCGAGCGCCCACATCCGGGGCGTGAACCTGCTGATGCTCGACGGCTCGGCGAAGGTCGTCGCGACGTCGATCTCGCCGGTCGTGTGGCAAGCCTACGGGACCGTCGGCGCGGAGGCACCCCCTTCGACGGCCGACCCGTCCGAACTCGCCGTGCCGGATTCGACACCCCCCCCGAGGAATTGA